Proteins found in one Parasteatoda tepidariorum isolate YZ-2023 chromosome 7, CAS_Ptep_4.0, whole genome shotgun sequence genomic segment:
- the LOC122272769 gene encoding SCAN domain-containing protein 3-like — protein sequence MNTKQTSLESFLGKKKRLSEETEEPSTSKKHATFNRQYHESYLKYGFVGTGDSHKPKPLCIVCGDQLSNDAMKPSKLLRHLNAKHPGLKDKSLEYFERKKREHEGQKKFMMATTSIKESALRASYLVANRIAKAKKPFNIGEELILPATKDICREILGEAAVEKIAHVPLSASTVTRRIEEIAEDIEKQLLERINASPWYALQVDESTDIDSKAVLLVYVRYLYQEDVHEDLLCALSLPTNTTGAELFKSLDGYISRQLKWSFCLGICTDGAAAMTGRLSGLTARIKEVAPESEATHCLIHREVLASRKMSPEFNSVLIDVVKVINYIKAHALNSRLFEQLCEEMDAEYRCLLLYTEIRWLSRGKSLLRVFELREPLQRFLLEKKSPLAAHFSDKVWVTKLAYLCDIFNLLNELNLCLQGKMTTVFKLADKVAAFKAKLELWGRRVNRGIFDMFQTLAGILGETEPEDSFSQLVHDHLSLLLKEFERYFPTTKDPRTGKEWIRDPFANKSGESSLSMQEEDQLLEIANDGGLKTTFETTTLPVFWIKVLAEYPEIATTALKSLLPFPTTYLCEAGFSAVTATKTKQRNKLEISNTLRVSLSPITPRWSRLIAKKQAQGSH from the coding sequence atgaatacaaaacaGACGTCCTTAGAAAGTTTccttggaaaaaagaaaaggctCAGTGAAGAGACCGAAGAGCCTTCAACATCAAAGAAACATGCAACTTTTAACAGACAATACCATGAGTCCTACTTGAAGTATGGTTTTGTCGGGACAGGCGATTCACACAAACCAAAACCGCTCTGCATAGTTTGCGGCGATCAACTCTCTAATGACGCAATGAAACCTTCAAAACTGCTTCGCCACTTGAACGCCAAGCACCCTGGATTAAAAGACAAGTCCCTGgagtattttgaaagaaaaaaacgggAACACGAaggacagaaaaaatttatgatggcCACCACATCAATAAAGGAGAGTGCACTAAGAGCATCATATTTGGTGGCTAACCGCATTGCTAAAGCTAAAAAGCCATTCAATATTGGTGAAGAATTAATCTTGCCCGCCACTAAAGACATTTGCCGTGAAATACTAGGAGAAGCTGCTGTGGAAAAGATAGCACATGTGCCTTTGTCGGCTAGCACTGTGACTAGGCGCATTGAGGAAATAGCCGAAGACATTGAAAAGCAATTGTTGGAGAGGATTAATGCATCACCGTGGTACGCACTCCAGGTTGACGAATCTACAGATATTGACAGCAAGGCAGTACTACTTGTTTATGTGCGATATCTATATCAGGAAGATGTGCATGAGGATTTGTTATGTGCACTATCTTTGCCAACCAACACCACAGGAGCAGAACTGTTCAAGTCACTGGATGGTTATATATCAAGACAACTAAAATGGTCCTTTTGTTTAGGCATATGCACAGACGGAGCTGCTGCTATGACCGGACGTCTATCTGGTTTAACTGCTCGGATTAAGGAAGTTGCACCTGAGAGTGAAGCTACACATTGTCTCATTCACAGGGAAGTGCTAGCAAGCCGAAAAATGTCACCAGAATTTAACAGCGTATTGATTGATGTCGTTAAAGTTATTAACTACATCAAAGCACACGCCCTTAACTCGCGCCTGTTTGAGCAGCTTTGTGAGGAGATGGACGCAGAGTACAGATGCCTTCTGTTATACACAGAAATAAGATGGTTATCCAGAGGAAAATCGCTACTGAGAGTATTTGAATTGCGAGAGCCATTGCAAAGATTTCTCTTAGAAAAGAAGTCACCGCTGGCAGCACATTTCAGTGACAAGGTATGGGTCACCAAACTGGCTTACCTGTGTGACATATTCAACCTGCTGAATGAACTCAATCTGTGCCTTCAGGGGAAAATGACAACTGTTTTCAAGTTGGCTGACAAAGTAGCTGCCTTTAAAGCCAAACTGGAGTTATGGGGACGACGCGTGAACAGAGGCATTTTCGACATGTTTCAGACATTAGCGGGTATTTTAGGCGAGACAGAGCCTGAAGATTCATTCTCCCAGTTGGTTCACGATCACCTGTCTTTGCTTTTAAAAGAGTTCGAGCGCTACTTCCCAACCACAAAAGACCCACGAACTGGTAAGGAATGGATCCGCGACCCATTTGCCAACAAATCGGGTGAATCTAGCTTGTCAATGCAAGAAGAAGATCAACTGTTGGAGATTGCAAATGACGGCGGCCTTAAGACTACGTTCGAAACAACAACTCTGCCGGTGTTCTGGATTAAAGTCTTGGCAGAATACCCCGAGATTGCCACCACAGCACTTAAATCCCTATTGCCATTTCCGACAACCTATCTGTGTGAAGCGGGATTTTCTGCAGTAACAGCAACCAAAACAAAGCAACGGAATAAACTGGAGATAAGCAACACACTTCGGGTgtcattgtctccgattacccccagatggaGCCGTCttattgcaaagaaacaagctcagggttctcattga
- the LOC107450619 gene encoding tigger transposable element-derived protein 1-like produces MNQDAIRALKAFYTSYSMESLISVVDDANDEFTLKAYWRSYDIAPLSNIQQALKDMKSETIKFSWKKLLPNVVHDYPGFTLEEIHHLAVEKAARLAHIIRNEGFVDMTKEDISALIDCHSDQLTDEDLLEMTKFESEEENEEEDEEETDKRGLTQENLQQLCNMARAMQRFAQDIDHDMVRAVEFSNCVEGVLSLHREILKEKKKQRQQLRITMFLCKVKPLALPSAPLAEESPSEPRASTSQVRASSPPPTQDSSPLSESNVD; encoded by the coding sequence ATGAACCAAGATGCCATTCGTGCCCTTAAGGCATTCTACACTAGCTATTCGATGGAGAGCCTCATATCGGTAGTTGACGATGCCAATGACGAATTCACCTTGAAAGCATACTGGCGAAGTTACGACATTGCCCCTTTGTCTAATATTCAGCAAGCATTAAAGGACATGAAGAGTGAGACCATAAAATTTAGCTGGAAGAAATTATTGCCGAACGTAGTGCACGACTATCCAGGCTTCACTCTTGAAGAAATTCATCACTTAGCGGTGGAGAAGGCGGCGAGGCTGGCTCACATCATAAGGAATGAAGGATTTGTCGACATGACAAAAGAAGACATCAGCGCCCTTATCGATTGCCACTCGGACCAACTGACCGATGAAGACCTCCTTGAGATGACAAAGTTTGAAAGTGAGGAAGAAAACGAAGAGGAAGACGAAGAAGAAACTGATAAGCGTGGCCTTACTCAGGAGAATCTGCAACAATTGTGCAACATGGCAAGAGCGATGCAACGATTTGCACAAGACATTGACCACGATATGGTTCGAGCAGTCGAGTTCAGCAATTGCGTTGAAGGGGTTTTGTCCTTGCACAGggaaattttgaaggaaaagaaaaaacaaagacAACAATTACGCATCACCATGTTTCTCTGCAAGGTAAAGCCCCTGGCTCTACCGTCAGCTCCTCTAGCGGAAGAGTCTCCGAGTGAGCCTAGAGCTTCTACGAGTCAAGTGAGAGCCTCTTCTCCCCCACCAACACAAGACTCTTCGCCTCTCTCAGAAAGCAATGTTGATTAA